In Streptomyces sp. NBC_00448, the following are encoded in one genomic region:
- a CDS encoding precorrin-8X methylmutase, whose amino-acid sequence MPPVPPGSANPYAYEYEKDGAAIYRRSFATIRAEADLGGLPADVSQVAVRMIHACGMVDLVADLAYSPGVVARARAALRAGAPVLCDAAMVASGVTRKRLPADNEVICTLGDPSVPALAAELGTTRTAAALELWRDRLDGAVVAIGNAPTALFRLLELVADGAPRPAAVIGVPVGFVGAAESKQALTTHPSALDHLVVHGRRGGSAIAAAALNAIASEEE is encoded by the coding sequence GTGCCCCCGGTCCCCCCGGGCTCCGCGAACCCGTACGCGTACGAGTACGAGAAGGACGGCGCGGCCATCTACCGCCGCTCCTTCGCCACGATCCGCGCCGAGGCGGACCTCGGCGGGCTGCCCGCGGACGTCAGCCAGGTCGCGGTGCGGATGATCCACGCCTGCGGGATGGTCGACCTGGTGGCCGACCTCGCGTACAGCCCCGGCGTGGTGGCCCGGGCCCGGGCGGCGCTGCGGGCGGGGGCGCCCGTGCTGTGCGACGCGGCGATGGTCGCCAGCGGGGTGACCCGCAAGCGGCTGCCCGCGGACAACGAGGTGATCTGCACGCTCGGCGACCCGTCGGTGCCCGCGCTCGCCGCCGAACTCGGCACCACCCGCACCGCGGCGGCGCTGGAGCTGTGGCGCGACCGGCTCGACGGCGCCGTCGTCGCCATCGGCAACGCGCCCACCGCGCTGTTCCGGCTGCTCGAACTCGTCGCCGACGGCGCCCCGCGGCCGGCCGCCGTCATCGGCGTCCCGGTCGGCTTCGTCGGTGCCGCCGAGTCCAAGCAGGCCCTGACCACCCACCCGTCGGCCCTCGACCACCTGGTCGTCCACGGCAGGCGCGGCGGCAGCGCCATCGCGGCAGCCGCACTCAACGCGATCGCGAGCGAGGAAGAATGA
- a CDS encoding precorrin-2 C(20)-methyltransferase, translated as MSSRLSAEHDATAPEGPHASGSGAGSGVGRLYGVGLGPGDPKLMTLRAVEVIAAADVVAYHSARHGRSIARGIAAAHLRDGQIEEQLVYPVTTETTDHPGGYQGAMEEFYEQAAARLAAHLDAGRSVAVLAEGDPLFFGSYMHMHKRLAGRYPTEVVPGVTSMAGAAARLGAPLVEGEESLTVLPGTLPEEELAARLAAADTAVVLKLGRTFPAVRRALKRSGRLAEARYVERATMAGERIAELAEVDPESVPYFAMAVLPSRGGAAVPRQERAEEAAAEGVGHVVVVGTGPAGPLWLTPETRGALAAADDLVGYTTYLDRVPVRAGQLRHGSDNRVEAERAQFALELARRGRRVAVVSGGDPGVFAMATAVVEAASQPPYRDVPIRVLPGVTAANAAAARVGAPLGHDYAAVSLSDRLKPWEVIAERLRAAASADLVLALYNPGSKSRTWQVAKARELLLEHRSPDTPVVVARDVGGPGEQVRIVRLADLEPAEVDMRTLLIVGSTQTRTVVRGDGEQVVWTPRTYPRS; from the coding sequence ATGAGCAGCCGCCTTTCCGCGGAGCACGACGCCACCGCCCCCGAGGGCCCGCACGCTTCCGGCAGCGGTGCCGGTTCGGGCGTGGGGCGGCTGTACGGGGTCGGTCTCGGGCCCGGCGACCCGAAGTTGATGACCCTGCGGGCCGTGGAGGTGATCGCGGCGGCCGACGTCGTGGCGTACCACAGCGCGCGGCACGGCCGGTCGATCGCCCGGGGGATAGCGGCGGCGCACCTGCGCGACGGGCAGATCGAGGAGCAGCTGGTCTACCCGGTGACGACGGAGACGACCGACCATCCCGGCGGCTACCAGGGCGCGATGGAGGAGTTCTACGAGCAGGCGGCGGCGCGGCTGGCGGCGCACCTGGACGCGGGGCGCAGCGTCGCGGTGCTGGCGGAGGGCGACCCGCTCTTCTTCGGGTCGTACATGCACATGCACAAGCGGCTGGCCGGGCGGTACCCGACGGAGGTCGTGCCCGGGGTGACGTCGATGGCGGGCGCGGCCGCGCGGCTGGGGGCGCCGCTGGTGGAGGGCGAGGAGTCGCTGACGGTGCTGCCCGGCACGCTGCCGGAGGAGGAGCTGGCCGCGCGGCTGGCGGCGGCGGACACCGCGGTGGTGCTGAAGCTGGGCCGTACGTTCCCGGCGGTGCGGCGGGCGCTGAAGCGGTCGGGGCGGCTGGCGGAGGCGCGCTACGTCGAGCGGGCCACGATGGCGGGCGAGCGGATCGCGGAACTGGCCGAGGTGGACCCGGAGTCGGTGCCGTACTTCGCGATGGCGGTGCTGCCGAGCCGGGGTGGCGCGGCGGTGCCCCGGCAGGAGCGGGCCGAGGAGGCGGCGGCCGAAGGCGTCGGGCATGTCGTGGTCGTCGGCACCGGGCCGGCCGGGCCGCTGTGGCTGACCCCCGAGACGCGCGGCGCGCTGGCCGCGGCGGACGACCTGGTCGGCTACACCACCTACCTGGACCGGGTGCCGGTCAGGGCCGGACAGCTGCGGCACGGCAGCGACAACCGGGTGGAGGCCGAGCGCGCCCAGTTCGCGCTGGAACTCGCCCGCAGGGGGCGGCGGGTGGCTGTGGTGTCCGGCGGCGACCCGGGGGTGTTCGCGATGGCCACCGCCGTGGTGGAGGCCGCGTCGCAACCGCCGTACCGGGACGTGCCGATACGGGTGCTGCCCGGCGTGACCGCGGCGAACGCCGCCGCCGCGCGGGTCGGTGCCCCGCTCGGCCACGACTACGCGGCGGTCTCCCTGTCCGACCGGCTCAAGCCGTGGGAGGTCATCGCCGAACGGCTGCGCGCTGCTGCTTCCGCCGACCTGGTGCTCGCGCTGTACAACCCGGGGTCGAAGAGCCGGACCTGGCAGGTGGCCAAGGCACGCGAACTCCTGCTGGAGCACCGCTCTCCCGACACCCCCGTGGTGGTCGCCCGTGACGTCGGCGGCCCGGGCGAGCAGGTCCGGATCGTCCGCCTCGCCGATCTGGAACCCGCGGAGGTCGACATGCGCACCCTGCTCATCGTCGGCTCCACCCAGACCAGGACCGTGGTGCGCGGCGACGGCGAGCAGGTGGTCTGGACACCGCGCACCTACCCCCGGAGCTGA
- a CDS encoding cobalt-precorrin-6A reductase, translated as MRHVLVLGGTAEARELAGVLVAMGTVRVTSSLAGRVAAPRLPQGTVRIGGFGGTEGMTRWLRDHSVDALVDATHPFAETISAHAAEAAARTGVPLLALRRPGWTPGPGDRWHPAASLAQAAEMLPGIASRVFLTTGRTGLAAFAGLDDLWFLVRSVDPPEGVVPRRMEVLLDRGPYTVEGERAVLREHRIGVVVTKDSGGAATAAKLVAAREAGLPVVVVRRPRGVVGVEVAEDVERAARWVRERMG; from the coding sequence GTGCGGCATGTGCTGGTTCTCGGGGGGACCGCTGAGGCGAGGGAACTCGCGGGGGTGCTGGTCGCGATGGGCACCGTGCGGGTGACGTCGTCGCTGGCCGGCCGGGTGGCGGCCCCCCGCCTACCGCAGGGGACCGTGAGGATCGGCGGGTTCGGCGGGACCGAGGGGATGACGCGGTGGCTGCGCGACCATTCCGTGGACGCGCTGGTCGACGCCACGCACCCGTTCGCCGAGACGATCAGCGCGCACGCGGCGGAGGCCGCCGCACGCACCGGGGTGCCGCTGCTGGCGCTGCGCCGACCCGGGTGGACACCGGGCCCCGGAGACCGCTGGCATCCGGCGGCCTCCCTCGCGCAGGCCGCCGAGATGCTGCCCGGCATCGCCTCCAGGGTGTTCCTGACCACCGGACGCACCGGGCTCGCCGCGTTCGCCGGGCTGGACGACCTGTGGTTCCTGGTGCGGTCGGTGGACCCGCCGGAAGGGGTGGTGCCGCGCCGGATGGAGGTGCTGCTGGACCGGGGGCCGTACACGGTGGAGGGGGAGCGGGCGGTGCTGCGGGAACACCGGATCGGGGTGGTGGTGACGAAGGACAGCGGGGGTGCGGCCACGGCCGCGAAGCTGGTGGCCGCGCGGGAGGCGGGGTTGCCGGTGGTGGTGGTGCGCCGGCCGCGGGGGGTGGTGGGGGTGGAGGTCGCGGAGGACGTGGAGCGGGCGGCGCGGTGGGTGCGGGAGCGGATGGGCTGA
- a CDS encoding alpha/beta fold hydrolase, whose product MVFEGFAYHCRIVRQDNPRTEPLVLLGGSAQNRFAWLRHQKWLAECSTIITVDLPGYGSADFLPASYGMDFLADCVHHMMQELAIHRANVIGSCFGGAIALRYAQHYSDRLVKLGLVGMTTAIPAHYSSAVPRWARMLELGDRAQIASELVEQFMSPPGTGVVYKHQAVSRLLYGQFMAQSEDDINKSVEHNARLMTHDWYRDEPVPAVPILVCTGEYDTLCTPEMGREVAAALPRAAFTTIKYADHLAPVERISEFSDLITRFCTDQQLTGLSYTNPIEWLGRTA is encoded by the coding sequence TTGGTCTTCGAGGGATTTGCGTATCACTGCCGCATTGTTCGTCAGGACAACCCCCGGACGGAACCGCTGGTGCTGCTGGGCGGTTCGGCGCAGAACCGCTTCGCGTGGCTGCGGCACCAGAAGTGGCTGGCCGAATGCAGTACGATCATCACCGTGGACCTGCCCGGTTACGGCAGTGCGGATTTCCTCCCCGCCAGCTACGGGATGGATTTCCTTGCCGACTGCGTGCACCACATGATGCAGGAACTGGCCATTCACCGGGCCAATGTCATCGGCAGCTGTTTCGGCGGGGCCATCGCTCTGCGATACGCCCAGCACTACTCCGACCGCTTGGTGAAGTTGGGCTTGGTCGGGATGACCACGGCCATCCCGGCGCACTACTCCTCCGCTGTCCCGCGGTGGGCGCGCATGCTCGAACTCGGCGACCGGGCGCAGATCGCCTCCGAGCTGGTCGAGCAGTTCATGTCTCCTCCCGGAACCGGTGTGGTCTACAAGCACCAGGCGGTCTCGCGATTGCTCTACGGGCAGTTCATGGCGCAGTCCGAGGATGACATCAACAAGTCGGTGGAGCACAACGCACGGTTGATGACCCACGACTGGTACCGGGACGAGCCGGTTCCCGCCGTGCCGATCCTGGTGTGCACCGGTGAGTACGACACACTCTGCACACCGGAGATGGGCCGTGAAGTCGCTGCAGCCCTTCCGCGGGCCGCTTTCACCACCATCAAATACGCCGACCATCTGGCCCCGGTCGAGCGGATCTCGGAGTTCTCCGACCTGATCACCAGGTTCTGCACCGACCAGCAACTCACCGGTCTTTCGTACACCAACCCGATCGAGTGGCTGGGCAGGACCGCGTGA
- the cobM gene encoding precorrin-4 C(11)-methyltransferase, which translates to MTVYFIGAGPGAADLITVRGARLLASCRVCLYAGSLVPRELLADCPAGAELVDTARMDLDGITEALVRAHRDGHDVARLHSGDPSVFSAVAEQMRRLDAAGVPYEVVPGVPAFAAAAAALKRELTVPAVGQTVILTRVAQRATPMPPGEDLPTLARSGALLVLHLAAGYVDRVVAELTPHYGAQCPAAVVAFASRPDEVVLRGTLGGIAEQVRDAEIRRTAVIIVGRTLAAESFLDSHLYSTARVRD; encoded by the coding sequence ATGACCGTCTACTTCATCGGCGCCGGGCCCGGCGCCGCCGACCTCATCACGGTGCGCGGTGCGCGGCTGCTCGCCTCGTGCCGGGTCTGCCTGTACGCCGGGAGCCTGGTGCCGCGCGAGCTGCTCGCCGACTGCCCCGCAGGGGCCGAACTCGTCGACACCGCGCGGATGGATCTCGACGGGATCACCGAGGCGCTGGTGCGGGCGCACCGCGACGGCCACGACGTGGCGCGGCTGCACTCCGGGGACCCGTCGGTGTTCAGCGCGGTGGCCGAGCAGATGCGCCGGCTCGACGCGGCCGGGGTGCCGTACGAAGTGGTGCCCGGGGTGCCCGCGTTCGCCGCGGCCGCTGCCGCGCTCAAGCGGGAGTTGACGGTGCCGGCGGTCGGGCAGACGGTGATCCTCACGAGGGTGGCGCAGCGGGCCACGCCCATGCCGCCCGGCGAGGACCTGCCGACCCTCGCCCGCAGCGGCGCCCTGCTCGTCCTGCACCTCGCAGCCGGCTACGTCGACCGTGTCGTCGCCGAGTTGACGCCGCACTACGGTGCTCAATGCCCGGCCGCGGTCGTGGCATTCGCCAGCCGCCCCGACGAGGTGGTGCTGCGCGGCACCCTCGGCGGCATCGCGGAACAGGTCCGCGACGCGGAAATCCGCCGGACCGCCGTCATCATCGTAGGCCGCACCCTGGCAGCCGAGTCCTTCCTCGACAGCCACCTCTACTCCACGGCCCGCGTCCGCGACTGA
- the cbiE gene encoding precorrin-6y C5,15-methyltransferase (decarboxylating) subunit CbiE — MTVVGIGADGWDGLPEASRAALRAAHTLIGGPRQLDLLPPECAGQRVPWPSPLRPAVPALLAAHAGRAIAVLASGDPFFHGIGRALAEVLGADALRVLPHPSSVSYACARLGWPVEDTAVVTLVGRPAAALAAALHHGRRLIVLSAGAATPGEVAALLRDRGFGPSRLRVLEQLGGARERVAADGTADGWAHAPGDPLNVVAVECRRAPDARRLGAVPGLPDESYDHDGQLTKRHVRAVTLAALAPAPGELLWDVGGGSGSIAIEWMRTHPSCRAVGVERDPVRAARITANAARLGVPALRVVTGAAPAALAELPSPDAVFVGGGLTAPGLLDACWDALPAGGRLVANTVTLESEALLAAHYRRRGGDLVRLSVAHAAPVGAFTGWRQAMPVTQWSVVKPADPAEAEDE; from the coding sequence GTGACCGTCGTCGGCATCGGCGCCGACGGCTGGGACGGGCTGCCCGAGGCGTCCCGTGCCGCGCTGCGCGCCGCGCACACGCTGATCGGCGGCCCGCGCCAACTCGACCTGCTGCCACCGGAGTGCGCCGGGCAGCGGGTGCCGTGGCCCTCGCCGCTGCGGCCCGCCGTGCCCGCGCTGCTCGCCGCGCACGCCGGCCGCGCGATCGCCGTGCTGGCCAGCGGCGACCCGTTCTTCCACGGCATCGGCCGGGCCCTGGCGGAGGTGCTCGGCGCGGACGCGCTGCGGGTGCTGCCGCACCCCTCGTCGGTCTCCTACGCCTGCGCCCGGCTCGGCTGGCCGGTCGAGGACACCGCGGTGGTCACGCTCGTCGGCCGCCCGGCGGCGGCCCTGGCCGCGGCCTTGCACCACGGCCGCCGGCTGATCGTGCTCAGCGCGGGCGCCGCCACCCCCGGCGAGGTCGCCGCGCTGCTGCGCGACCGCGGCTTCGGGCCCAGCCGGCTGCGGGTGCTGGAGCAACTGGGCGGCGCCCGCGAGCGCGTCGCGGCCGACGGCACCGCCGACGGCTGGGCGCACGCACCCGGCGACCCGCTCAACGTCGTCGCCGTCGAGTGCCGCCGCGCCCCGGACGCGCGGCGGCTCGGCGCGGTGCCCGGGCTGCCGGACGAGAGCTACGACCACGACGGGCAGCTCACCAAGCGCCATGTCCGCGCCGTCACGCTGGCCGCGCTCGCCCCCGCGCCCGGCGAACTGCTCTGGGACGTCGGCGGCGGCTCCGGCTCGATCGCGATCGAGTGGATGCGTACGCACCCCTCCTGCCGCGCGGTCGGTGTCGAGCGCGATCCGGTACGGGCCGCCCGGATCACCGCCAACGCCGCACGGCTCGGGGTGCCCGCGCTGCGGGTCGTCACCGGCGCAGCGCCCGCCGCACTGGCCGAACTCCCGTCTCCCGACGCGGTCTTCGTCGGCGGCGGCCTCACCGCGCCCGGCCTCCTCGACGCCTGCTGGGACGCGCTCCCCGCGGGGGGCCGGCTCGTGGCCAACACCGTCACCCTGGAGTCCGAGGCGCTGCTCGCCGCCCACTACCGCCGCCGCGGCGGCGACCTCGTACGGCTCTCCGTCGCCCACGCCGCACCCGTCGGCGCCTTCACCGGCTGGCGTCAGGCGATGCCGGTCACCCAGTGGTCGGTGGTCAAGCCGGCCGATCCAGCAGAAGCGGAAGACGAATGA
- a CDS encoding dihydrofolate reductase family protein, producing MPRTTYFTATSIDGRIVDEAGSLDWLFTADHGGEGGARFPVFFETVGAFALGATTYEWMLEHEEMLRRPEKWRSWYGDTPCWVFTHRELPAVPGIDITFVRGDVRPVHDAMAAAAGDRTIWLVGGGELAGQFADAGVLDELVLGVAPVILTGGAPLLPRRLESDRLTLTAVEQFGQFAYLTYGLGPQPRA from the coding sequence ATGCCCAGGACGACGTACTTCACCGCGACGAGCATCGACGGCAGGATCGTGGACGAGGCCGGCTCGCTCGACTGGCTCTTCACGGCCGACCACGGCGGGGAGGGCGGGGCCCGTTTCCCCGTGTTCTTCGAGACCGTGGGCGCCTTCGCCCTCGGCGCCACCACCTACGAGTGGATGCTGGAGCACGAGGAGATGCTGCGGCGGCCCGAGAAGTGGCGCAGCTGGTACGGCGACACGCCGTGCTGGGTGTTCACCCACCGGGAGCTGCCGGCCGTGCCCGGCATCGACATCACCTTCGTGCGCGGCGACGTCCGGCCGGTCCACGACGCGATGGCCGCGGCCGCCGGCGACCGTACGATCTGGCTGGTCGGCGGCGGCGAGCTGGCGGGGCAGTTCGCCGACGCGGGAGTGCTGGACGAGCTGGTGCTCGGCGTCGCACCGGTCATCCTGACCGGCGGCGCCCCGCTGCTGCCGCGTCGGCTGGAGTCGGACCGGCTCACCCTGACCGCGGTCGAGCAGTTCGGCCAGTTCGCCTACCTCACCTACGGCCTCGGGCCGCAGCCGAGGGCGTAG
- a CDS encoding rodlin: protein MIKKMLAGAALAASVVAVGATAAPQAMAIGNDEGTTTVNGNGAEQAYGNTQTGGTQSPQIGLVQGTLNKPCLGVPVKANVGSLIGLIPVTVQDVNVLTSPQNQQCTENSTQAQGDEPLSHVLSNIPVLSGNGVANH, encoded by the coding sequence ATGATCAAGAAGATGCTTGCCGGTGCTGCTCTCGCCGCGTCCGTCGTCGCCGTCGGTGCCACCGCCGCCCCGCAGGCCATGGCCATCGGCAACGATGAGGGCACCACCACGGTGAACGGCAACGGCGCCGAGCAGGCGTACGGCAACACCCAGACCGGCGGCACCCAGAGCCCGCAGATCGGCCTGGTCCAGGGCACCCTGAACAAGCCCTGCCTCGGCGTGCCGGTGAAGGCCAACGTCGGCTCGCTGATCGGCCTCATCCCGGTCACCGTCCAGGACGTCAACGTGCTGACCTCGCCGCAGAACCAGCAGTGCACCGAGAACTCCACCCAGGCGCAGGGCGACGAGCCGCTCTCGCACGTGCTCAGCAACATCCCGGTGCTCTCCGGCAACGGTGTGGCCAACCACTGA
- a CDS encoding chaplin translates to MRQILSRSLLTVAAAGSVLAVTGGAAHADAGGDSTAAGSPGILSGNSVDIPVHAPINACGNTVDAAGLLNPAFGNSCRNDASPAPTTPSPQAPPRTEKVPPVSPAKPVVVHQRLAETGLDNRELGIAGAAGAALLMGGALLYRRSHAASKAARATALTR, encoded by the coding sequence ATGCGACAGATCCTGAGCCGGAGCCTGCTCACCGTTGCTGCCGCGGGCAGTGTCCTGGCCGTGACGGGAGGTGCTGCCCACGCCGATGCGGGCGGCGACAGCACCGCGGCCGGTTCGCCCGGCATCCTGTCGGGCAACTCGGTGGACATCCCGGTGCACGCGCCCATCAACGCGTGCGGCAACACCGTGGACGCGGCCGGGCTGCTGAACCCGGCGTTCGGCAACTCCTGCCGCAACGACGCGTCCCCTGCGCCCACCACCCCCTCGCCCCAGGCGCCGCCGCGCACCGAGAAGGTCCCCCCCGTGTCCCCGGCCAAGCCTGTCGTGGTGCACCAGCGGCTGGCGGAGACCGGGCTGGACAACCGCGAGCTCGGCATCGCGGGAGCGGCCGGAGCCGCTTTGCTCATGGGTGGAGCGCTGCTGTACCGACGCTCCCACGCGGCCTCGAAGGCGGCGCGCGCCACGGCCCTGACGCGCTGA
- a CDS encoding chaplin, whose protein sequence is MKYSKVAAVAAGTLMAAGAAVPAFASSGAGAVAAGSPGVLSGNVVQVPVHVPVNLCGNTVNVIALLNPSFGNTCVNADSH, encoded by the coding sequence GTGAAGTACTCGAAGGTCGCAGCGGTCGCCGCCGGCACCCTGATGGCAGCCGGTGCCGCCGTCCCCGCGTTCGCCAGCTCCGGTGCCGGCGCCGTCGCCGCCGGCTCGCCGGGCGTGCTGTCGGGCAACGTCGTCCAGGTCCCGGTGCACGTGCCGGTCAACCTGTGCGGCAACACCGTCAACGTGATCGCGCTGCTGAACCCCTCGTTCGGCAACACGTGCGTCAACGCCGACAGCCACTGA
- a CDS encoding rodlin has product MIKKILATAAVAASLAGVSATVAPGAMAIGDDHGTTTANGNGSEQNYGNTYTSGVMSPSFALIQGSLNKPCIALPAKANLGSLIGVVPVSVQDLNVLTSPQNQQCTENSTQSQGDEPLSHILDGLPILSGNGAANH; this is encoded by the coding sequence GTGATCAAGAAGATCCTCGCCACGGCCGCCGTCGCGGCCTCGCTCGCGGGTGTCTCCGCGACGGTCGCCCCCGGCGCGATGGCCATCGGCGACGACCACGGCACCACCACCGCCAACGGCAACGGCTCCGAGCAGAACTACGGCAACACCTACACCAGCGGTGTGATGAGCCCGTCGTTCGCGCTGATCCAGGGTTCGCTCAACAAGCCCTGCATCGCCCTGCCGGCCAAGGCGAACCTCGGCTCGCTCATCGGTGTCGTGCCGGTCAGCGTCCAGGACCTCAACGTGCTGACGTCGCCGCAGAACCAGCAGTGCACCGAGAACTCCACCCAGTCGCAGGGTGACGAACCGCTCTCGCACATCCTGGACGGCCTGCCGATCCTGTCCGGCAACGGCGCGGCCAACCACTGA
- a CDS encoding glycosyltransferase, with the protein MPQDHDDQAPLTTGTAAAGEARLEGLTVLHVAQPVDGGVARVVADLVRAQAARGARVVVACPPGGGLGPAAADGGAEVVAWPARRAPGRSLPTEVRSLARVIRAVGPDLLHLHSSKAGLAGRLAARGRVPTVFQPHAWSYDAVSGPTAWAVLRWERAATRWTHRVLCVSGAERDSGVRHGVRAAWAVVPNGIDTEHFRPPLRPASAREALPALADLGADAPVAVCVGRLCPQKGQDVLLRAWPVVTARLPAARLVLVGDGPDRQRLVGDAPPGVLFAGNAADPLPWYQAADVVVQPSRWEGMALAPLEAMACARPVVATDVDGARESVPAADTELCVVPPGEPAALAAALLRLLTDPATRTAAGLRALAHVRAHHDARVSSAAVGALYTALVPHPARPGATSPATHPDREVEVPAR; encoded by the coding sequence ATGCCGCAAGACCATGACGACCAGGCCCCGTTGACGACGGGGACCGCAGCGGCCGGGGAAGCCCGGCTCGAGGGGCTGACGGTGCTGCACGTCGCGCAGCCGGTGGACGGCGGGGTGGCCCGTGTCGTCGCCGACCTGGTGCGCGCGCAGGCCGCGCGGGGCGCACGGGTCGTGGTGGCCTGCCCGCCCGGCGGCGGCCTCGGACCGGCCGCCGCCGACGGTGGCGCCGAGGTGGTGGCCTGGCCCGCCCGCCGTGCGCCCGGCCGCTCGCTGCCCACCGAGGTACGGTCCCTCGCCCGGGTGATCCGCGCGGTCGGCCCCGACCTGCTGCACCTGCACAGCTCCAAGGCGGGGCTGGCCGGCCGGCTGGCGGCCCGGGGCCGTGTCCCCACCGTCTTCCAGCCGCACGCCTGGTCCTATGACGCGGTGTCCGGCCCGACCGCCTGGGCGGTGCTGCGCTGGGAACGCGCCGCCACCCGCTGGACGCACCGCGTGCTGTGCGTCAGCGGCGCCGAGCGCGACTCAGGGGTCCGGCACGGGGTGCGCGCCGCGTGGGCGGTGGTGCCCAACGGCATCGACACCGAGCACTTCCGGCCGCCGCTGCGGCCGGCCTCCGCGCGGGAGGCGCTGCCCGCGCTCGCGGACCTCGGCGCCGACGCGCCCGTGGCGGTCTGCGTCGGGCGGTTGTGCCCGCAGAAGGGACAGGACGTCCTGCTGCGGGCGTGGCCCGTGGTGACCGCGCGGCTGCCCGCCGCCCGGCTGGTGCTGGTCGGCGACGGCCCGGACCGGCAGCGGCTGGTGGGCGACGCGCCGCCGGGTGTGCTGTTCGCCGGGAACGCGGCCGACCCGCTGCCCTGGTACCAGGCCGCCGACGTCGTGGTGCAGCCCTCCCGGTGGGAGGGGATGGCGCTGGCGCCGCTGGAGGCGATGGCGTGCGCGCGGCCGGTGGTGGCCACCGACGTCGACGGCGCCCGGGAGAGCGTGCCGGCCGCCGACACCGAGCTGTGCGTCGTGCCGCCGGGCGAACCGGCGGCGCTCGCTGCCGCGTTGCTGCGGCTGCTCACCGACCCGGCGACCCGTACCGCCGCCGGCCTGCGGGCCCTCGCCCACGTCCGCGCGCACCACGACGCACGCGTGTCCTCGGCGGCCGTCGGCGCGCTCTACACGGCCCTCGTACCGCACCCGGCGCGGCCCGGCGCGACCTCCCCGGCCACCCACCCGGACCGCGAGGTCGAGGTGCCCGCCCGGTGA
- a CDS encoding O-antigen ligase family protein — MTLTLAPSGRTRGAGPAGRHDGAARHQLTLRHFASYAHLMPAVATIALLAAPVAPGNVSTSGKVTPADAASAVLVLACAVRLLRDRRRLLSPAAAIVLGAPVVGFAVAAIASPDPGASVTGFVRYAQVFVLVPAALVLLLRDRRDFAVVAGAVVALALVQGGIGVWQYATATGASYQGEDIRAVGTFGPSDIMGMATVVAYGLVISVGYALAPGRRAVRTGAAVCAALLLVPLTVSFSRGTWIATALALAAMTLLAGWRQAVRVFAVLAACAVLLVGGVGVGSQLITQRLASITQVTDAPDQSVTDRYTLWSAALSMWREHPATGVGLKRFPDERDSHASLALDSGSDTAGAGQTFTREPLLSPHNMYLLALSEQGLIGCGLLTGSWAALLACGAARLHRARRAFRARGAFRARTAVAPGLAAVGLLLWQAVDFLYADIGGPSTPLTAVLLGLTAWWSLNSTDEPAR; from the coding sequence ATGACCCTGACCCTCGCGCCGTCCGGCCGCACCCGCGGCGCCGGTCCCGCCGGCCGCCACGACGGCGCCGCAAGACACCAACTGACGCTGCGTCATTTCGCGTCGTACGCGCACCTGATGCCCGCCGTCGCCACCATCGCGCTGCTGGCCGCGCCCGTCGCCCCGGGCAACGTCAGCACCTCCGGCAAGGTCACACCGGCCGACGCGGCCTCCGCCGTGCTCGTACTCGCCTGCGCCGTACGCCTGTTGCGCGACCGGCGGCGCCTGCTCAGCCCGGCCGCGGCGATCGTCCTCGGCGCGCCCGTCGTCGGCTTCGCGGTCGCCGCGATCGCCTCGCCCGACCCCGGCGCCAGCGTGACCGGATTCGTACGCTACGCCCAGGTGTTCGTTCTCGTGCCCGCCGCGCTCGTGCTCCTGCTGCGCGACCGGCGCGACTTCGCCGTGGTCGCGGGCGCGGTGGTCGCCCTCGCCCTGGTCCAGGGCGGGATCGGCGTGTGGCAGTACGCCACCGCGACCGGGGCCTCGTACCAGGGCGAGGACATCCGCGCGGTCGGCACGTTCGGGCCCTCCGACATCATGGGCATGGCCACGGTCGTCGCGTACGGGCTGGTCATCTCGGTCGGCTACGCCCTCGCGCCCGGCCGCCGCGCGGTCCGCACCGGGGCGGCGGTGTGCGCGGCCCTGCTCCTGGTGCCGCTCACCGTCTCCTTCAGCCGCGGCACGTGGATCGCCACCGCGCTCGCGCTGGCCGCGATGACCCTGCTCGCCGGATGGCGGCAGGCGGTACGCGTCTTCGCGGTGCTCGCCGCCTGTGCGGTGCTGCTGGTCGGCGGGGTCGGCGTCGGCTCCCAGCTGATCACCCAGCGGCTCGCCAGCATCACGCAGGTCACCGACGCGCCCGACCAGTCCGTCACCGACCGCTACACCCTCTGGTCGGCGGCGCTGTCCATGTGGCGCGAGCACCCCGCCACCGGGGTCGGCCTCAAGCGCTTCCCCGACGAGCGCGACTCCCACGCCTCGCTCGCCCTCGACTCCGGCAGCGACACCGCAGGAGCCGGGCAGACCTTCACCCGCGAGCCCCTGCTCTCGCCGCACAACATGTACCTGCTCGCCCTCTCCGAGCAGGGCCTGATCGGCTGCGGCCTGCTCACCGGCTCCTGGGCGGCCCTCCTGGCCTGCGGCGCCGCCCGCCTGCACCGCGCCCGGCGCGCCTTCCGTGCCCGCGGCGCCTTCCGTGCCCGCACCGCCGTCGCCCCCGGCCTCGCCGCCGTCGGCCTCCTCCTCTGGCAGGCCGTCGACTTCCTCTACGCCGACATCGGCGGCCCCTCCACCCCCCTCACCGCCGTC